A window of Chryseobacterium sp. IHB B 17019 genomic DNA:
TATTGGAAATCAATAGAAAGTAAAATAATATTTTTATTTTCATAACAATTTTTATAATCGTTTTGTGAGATTACTTGATACTTTAATTCTATTTCCAGTTAATCGTTCTATTAATTCCCCAAGTTCCCATTTTCAAACCTTGTTCATACTTAGAAAAAAGGCAAGAAATATAATAACTATTGTAATTATTGCAAAAATATAAAGCTTCTTTTTTTTCATTCCTATTTAAGATTTTATATTTTACAATCTACGATGAAAACCAAGACTATTCCTATAAGTATTAGCAGTACTTCTTGAAACTCCCAAAAACTTAGCAATTCCTTCATCTGACAGTTGTGCTTCTTCAATTAAAAGTTTTGCTGCTTTTTTCCTAGCATCTATATAAATTTCTTTTCTTAATTTTGAAGTGAAATCTAATCTACTGATTCCGGTGTCTAATTCAACAGTTTTTAATATGTATTCAACTAATTTTTCATGATCATGAAACTTTATTGTTTTATCAAAAGAACTATCTTTTTTTAATTCATTATTCATGGTTTCATCGTTTTTTGAGATTGCAAATAGGATTAATGTTTATCAAAATCCAAAATTCTATTACCAATTAATAGATCTATTTTCCCCCCCAAGTTCCTACTTTATCTCTTTTTCATATTTAGAAAAAATAACTAGAAATAAGATAATTGCCATTATTATTGCGAAAATATAGAACTGCTTTTTTTTCATTGTTTTATGAGATTTATTAAACAGTTAATGTGCTATTCAGAACTCTATCAGTAGAAATCCTTAAATCCTAACGATATGGCTTATTAATTTCATCAATTTTTGCTCGCAATTCTCCAATAGTATATTTATCAGATTTACATTCAATTTCTGGAATATTTTTTTCTTTTAAAAAGTTATTCAGATCTTCGCAATCTCGTAACATATTAAATTCCTTATTTTCTAAATCTAGCACAATACCTTTTATCTTTCCATCTATTGAATAAGTTAGGGGATTTATTGCTCCTAATGCAGATTTTGAAAACTGTCCTCTCATACTTTCTTCAAAATAAATAAATCGACCATAGTTAGTTACCTTACAAAACCGTGAGTATACATCTGGATCATATCCCTTGTCTTTTTTGTTAGTATATTTTCTGTAAGTTTGAAAATACATTTCTCCTTTATATGAAACTGCTAGTGGGAATTTAATTTTTTTATTGTCCTTTTTAAAATAGAAAAATGTTTTTTCAGGCAAATTTATATCATCATATTTTTCGTTTGTTTCGAAGTAAACTTCATCTGTTGATGATGGTTTTTTATCTAATACATCTTCCAATGTCATATATACACCTCCAGGAAAATCTCCCTTTTTTATAAATTGATATTCCGGTTTTTGTCCAATAATAATATTGGAAATCAATAAAAAGTAAAATAATATTTTTAATTTCATAACACTTATTATAATTGTTTTTGAGATTATTAGCTTTAAATATATGAATACTTTTTTATATATTATAGACTAATAAATTGTGCAAAAACAGGCACAGCATAAATTGAATATATTAGTTATATAACTTTTTAATCAATATAATATATATAAAGTTATATACTACTAATGTTTTAAAAAAATCGGCGTAACTAAGACAGTTGGCTGTTTTTCATTTTGTACACACAACCGAAAATATCGTTTTTTGAGATTATTTATTACAAGAAAATTAATTATAGATGATGCTTTACCAAATAATAAATAGACTTTCCTGCGAAAAGTAAATTTTTCGTTAAAAACATTGAACATCAATATTTTATTAAAAATATATTAAGTATATTAAAATTAATAATCATATTAATTAAATATTATATATAAATTATTAACTTAGTCAAACCTAATAAATAAATTATAATAACCATTAACCCATCCTTAAAAAAATAATCTTATGGTAAAAAAAATTCTATTCATTCTTGCTTTCGCAGGAATTATAATTGCACATGCTCAAACTGGTAATATTGGTATAGATACCGCCTTGCCTACCACAAAACTTGATATAAATGGGGGCATCACTTATCGCGAAGGAGCACCTATAACAGTCAGTGGAACCACAGTTGTAATTCCTAATCTGTCTTTTTCGCAATATCGGTTAACAGGAACACCTTCTTCAACATTTACAATTACCGGCCCAACAACTTCTGGTGGTACTACAGCAATAATAGCCGGAGCAAGATTGACAATAGTAAATGCCACTTCGCAATCTGGAGTATTGAATAGTTTTTCAGTTTTGCCAGGATTAGCACAGGAATTTACCTATTCTAACGGAAGCTGGACCGCTATCCGAAATCCAAGCGGACCTATTGGGTTATTTGCCAGGTCAGCAGGGACACAGGTATTTAGTGGCGCCCAGGTCATTAATGATTGGGTAGCAACGACAAATAATTTTGGTGCCGCCTGGAATGGCAGTGTATTTACAGTGCCAGTGGGTATGCAGGGCTGGTATAATATCAGTGCGGGTTATAGCACTAACGCAAATTATGCAACAGGCGGCATTCGTACACCTTTTAAACATGTGGTGATACTAGTGAACAGTAGTACAGTAGCACAGGCATCAGCTGCTGTAGTTGTCGATGGTACAGTGAATGGCTTTCAACCCGGAAGTGGAACTGCAAATGCATCAGTCAATTACTATTTAAATGCTGGTGACCAGGTATCCATAATTGGTAATCATTCAAGTTTTCTACATTCTAATAATACTTCTACTCCAGCCCCCTCAGAACCCATACTTACATATCTATCTGTATTGAAGCAGTAACCCGCAAGGCTCTTTTCATATAGATGGCGCTAAAGACAACAACGCAAATGGGGCTCCGCAGCCACACAGAAATTAAATGACGTTATTATTACGATTGGATCGGTTGGTATCGGAACCATTACGCCAACCGTCCCATTTATTTATCATACATCTTTTCTCCTTCATTTTGTTCCCACAATTCATATCACTTTTACAAAAATGATGAGAAAGAACGGAGAAAAGATTTTATCATTTGTGTTTATTCAGCCTCTCATTGGGAGGTTTTTGATTTATATTTAGTGTAGAGTTGTCATTCTTGCAGTAATTTAATTTCCTTTTAGAAATGTCTTAACATGGCAAACTGTAACAATGATTCTGAAAACATATATCCTTTTTAAGATATGGAAGCGTTCGCCTCTTTCATGTAATTTTCCATTGACTTCTTAGTCCACTAATTAAGTTATCGTTTTTTGATATTATTTATAGGTTATTTATTTTAATTTGCTGATGGTTGTTTCATTAACTCCAAAGCTTTCAATGCATTTACGTATATATCATGGACAGCAAAACTATCCAAAATAAATCTATCATTTTGGAAATAAAAATCCTAATATTTCAAGCTTATCAATATCTGAAGTACGTTTATAGTGATTATGTACGATTGCATTTCTAATTTTCCCCAAATCTCCAAATAGGTTATTTTTTAGGTCAGTTTTATTTGTATAACCTAAGCATTTAGCAAATATTGTCCGGTAATTATCTTCCCATAAATTATAAATCATTACTATTGTATTACCCGCCATTATCATTTGATAAAATCCGTGCTCTTTTGCTTCCTCCATATCTAGCTCAGAAAACTTTATCTCAATATTACATTCCTGATCTACAATTTTAAAATTCTCAATATTGTTTTTCTTTTTGTAATCATTAAAAACACTTCTCAAATTATACAATCCGAAATGAGAAAAGCGATAAGCTTTATAGATGTTATGGACTTCAGTTTTAAAGATTTCTATTTCGTTATTAAAGACATTCATATTAAATTTTTACAGATATGCTCAAAGATATATTCTTACTGCGCAATCTATTAGCGTATATTATACTAACTTTTAACTATTTTATAAAAAGTTGCTTTACTTCCAATATTAAAAGCATTCATAATTTCCTCAATTGGAACATTCTTACTTTCATAGGAGCTCTTTACTAAAGGTGCAATCTTTTTATATTTTTCGGTCATTCCTTTTGGTCTGCCTCCCTTTTTACCTCTGGCCCTCGCAGACTTCAATCCAGCATTTGTTCTTTCAATCAAAACATTTCTTTCATGCTCTGCCAAAACACAGAAAATCTGGAAAATTAATTTGCCACTTGCCGAACTTGTATCAATGTTTTCCGAAATAGATTTAAAATGTATTCCTTTTTCATTCAGTTCTGTCACAAACTGGATTAGTCCAACTGTAGTCCTACCGATCCTGTCTAATCTCCACACGGTTAAAGTATCCCCTTTTCGTACGAAATTTAATAAATCGTTAAGCTGCGGCTTTTCTGATTTAACACCACTAACTTTGTCAATAAAAATTTTTTCAATTCCTAAACTCTTTAAAGCATCAGTTTGTAAATCAAGATTTTGCTCAAACTTGCTTACTCTTGCATATCCAATTAACATAAGTACATTTTACTCATTTATTTCAAAAATAGTGTAATTTGTTTTTGTGTACAACGAAAATGTACTGAAAAGGAAATAAAAAAGAGTTGTCAAGTAGTTTTCAAAGAAAGTACATGAAACCGACCGTTTTTAATATATTCTAATCTTGAATTTTTCTTTTATTATCCTAATAATAAAGCCTTTTCCAGATCTTCAAAACTGATGTCTTTTCGTGCATTAATCTTTTTTGTGAGCTGTAGGTATTTCTTTGTTGGTTTACCGTTATAAAACTTCTTAAAATGCTTTTTATATAGCTCCTCATATAATTTATCATCCAGATAAGAACCGAAGACCTTTTCCCAATCCCGCCATTTCTTAGACTGTAATTGTTTTTCATAGTACACATCACTAAAAGCTGTCCTATGTAGAAAATAACCACCGTTCAAATGCAGTTTCCGACAAACCTTTTGGGTGTTCGGACAAACAAAGAACCACAGTAAGCCATTTCCCAGATTAGAAGGACGGGTAATAAGTTTGACTTTGTAATTTATTTTCTGAGACTGGTTATAAG
This region includes:
- a CDS encoding SIMPL domain-containing protein — its product is MNNELKKDSSFDKTIKFHDHEKLVEYILKTVELDTGISRLDFTSKLRKEIYIDARKKAAKLLIEEAQLSDEGIAKFLGVSRSTANTYRNSLGFHRRL
- a CDS encoding recombinase family protein, which codes for MLIGYARVSKFEQNLDLQTDALKSLGIEKIFIDKVSGVKSEKPQLNDLLNFVRKGDTLTVWRLDRIGRTTVGLIQFVTELNEKGIHFKSISENIDTSSASGKLIFQIFCVLAEHERNVLIERTNAGLKSARARGKKGGRPKGMTEKYKKIAPLVKSSYESKNVPIEEIMNAFNIGSKATFYKIVKS